The Castanea sativa cultivar Marrone di Chiusa Pesio chromosome 4, ASM4071231v1 sequence ATAGCAAATATATAGGCCACATAGATCATCATGTTTAATGGGTTTGAAAGCAGGGACTAAGAATTTAATATCACAAAAAGCAGTAGAGTTGTAAATCCTTCTTTacctcaatatcaagaccctTCTTTTTGCAAAGTGCTTTAAGAGCAACATTGCAACTAATACCCTTCTCACTGAACCGCTCTACAATTGCTGGTGTAGAGTGTACAAGAACATCAGGCTCAGCATCTTGAAAATCTTGCAAGCTAATTTCAGACTGCAATTATTCAAAGgaaaagatataattttaatCCAAAAAGGCCTGATGGACACTTTTTTGTAAACTGCCTGCTCAGATAAAAATATAAGCcaattttttaagtatttatttaaattaatgtttaCAATATTCATTGTTATGGAACCCCATTTTTAGGTAATTCAGGACAATAATATTTAAACTTACAAATATGACCATGTAAAGTGTAAGACACATGCCTGGACGCCATAAACAGAGAATAGGTCTATTCTCATAATCTCCAACCTGTACAGCGTTGGGCCAGTGTTCCCTTGATCACTTTCGGAACTCAAGCTTAAGATTTCTCCATCTGAACATGAAACAAAGACATATCAAATGAAAAATGTGGTAGGCATATAACTCTtaattgtgataaaaaaaaatgtcaaaccaTAACAGAAGTTTCATCTTTCTCtgtgttttcttttcaaattagGATCCAACAGTAGACCAACTGAATTTGGCCTGCAACACCCAGAATCAATCAAAAAGCTTATTGATTGGAACCTATTTCATCTGGGTGAAAGGGAGCTGGGAGACACCTGGGTTTGGGACTTTTTGGTTGATTCTACGGGTTCCCCACACTAACCAGTGGCCACGTCCCTTCCCTCTCTCCAATCATAAAAACCCCTGATCCCTTTCTTGTCCTTCATTTACCTAACCAGAACAAGGTCCCATTCTTTCTAATGCAGCAACAATAACTGAGGGTGAATTACAGCATTGAGTGACAGCTATGCACCACACAGGAAAAACCTCACTTTTGATTGTAGTTTCCTTCCAAAAAttgattacaaaaataaaataaggatttGAATAAGAAAGGGGTTGGGAAACTGCATATCCATTTCAGAATGTCAGAAATCAGAAGGAACATATGAGCTGGACATGTCACCTCCCATATAGCCAAAAAAGTTCCTTCAGAACTTCTATTGAAGAGTATCTGAAAGGCAGTGCAAGAataagcttttctttttcttttctttaatgaataataaaattttatagaaagagaaacaaCCCCAGTACATTGGCAGTAAACAGGAGAAGTCCCTAGAAAGAAAAGTTGATGTCTAGATTTTAAACAATCTAGAAAAAAGAGAAGCACTTTGACGGCGTGATCCAAACTAAGAGGGACCACATAAAACAGGaccttcacaataattttatctCAAAAGACATCATAACCCATATTGTAGGCAGATCCCAAGTGTGCATGCTTACATATCTCAAAAGTACAAAACAAGATACAAGATAAAGCCCTTATAGGTTATGATAAacagagaaataaaaaaattgataccaTGACTTTTAGATCTATAATcaacaaatttaagaacaaggaTTTCCTACAAACCAGTTTGAAGGAATCTCCTTCAACTCACTACGTGGTGATTTATATAACTATCCgcgtgtattatttaaacaagttacatgactcattaaaaaagtcATGTAACTAAAATACACGAGGGTGGTCTTTTTTAACTGTCACGTAGTCAAGGAAGTTTCCTCCAAACTGGTTTAGAGGTAAACTTTTTCCCAAAAATAATGATTATCCTACCCAGGAATCCACCCCACTTTAtacttcacacacacacatcgaGATATATTGTATTTATAGATTCTGACTGAGCAAAGAAACTGCAATTTATGGTGTGATTTTGGACTGATAATCAACAAATATTGATGCTTATCTATCTCAAAGATCCTCTCAATGTAATAATCCCATCAATATCATAACCTTTATTGTTGAAAGATCTAGGTAGTATGTACATTGTGTCAGGTTACAAAGTTTAACATCCCAGCATATATCCTGCTATTCTCCATGGTAATTCAGATTTATTGGCAGAAGGTAAGAAACACACGATACCTTTCCAGTCTGAGTTGTATCCATCACTATCTACACAATGAAAAAGCGTTCTTATATATGATTCTTCGTCAGTATAAGCAGGTCTGAGGCAACCCACAATAGAAACACCATTTGATGGATAATCCATTGTTTTATTGTATTCCATATTAGCAGCCTACAATaaacatatactcaataaatcACAATTGTAAGAAGGGACtgataaaagataaattaaatgGTCCACCTATCATAATTTCATAGTGTCACAGACAGAAAAGATTCAGGAGCCAcgtatcaaaacttttttttgataagtaataagttttattgatataaaaaaaggaacaccctagtacatagggagtgtacaaggggtcaatactGTGAAAAAGGAACACCCTtgcatcttttttatttatatcaaaCATCACCCAATAGAAGATTAATCATATACCTTCATTGCTCTCAAGAGTTTCCAAATGGAAGGGGATGACAGTGTGCACACAACTTTGATCATGACTAAGCATTGACAAAGTTCAGACATGTTAGAGACTATGACTTCGCTAATTTATTTATGCACTAGCAGCCAAAAACTAAATGGGCATTTAAGCACAATCTAATATGCCACTCCACATAGATAGCACATAATGTAAGATGTAAATACTATATTTTATAACTTCTGAAATTTAGCCCATTTAGGTATTGAGAATAGACAACTTAAAAAGGATGTGATGAATTTAAAGATGGAGTGAAATCATCCCATTTTAATTCATCCAGAATAAGGTTTCAATTctataaaatcattttttatgcCCTATAGCAAACTCAAACTAGAGGATAGATATCATGCCTTTTGAGCCAATGgacaaaaaaaagtttgcatTCCTTTGTGACACCTTAACTGCCACCAGAGCAAGCCATATAATCTCTCTCATCTGCCAAGACATTTCAACAAACCTATTGCAAAAATGAATGACTTAGAAGTTCTATAACCTGGAAATTTGTTACTTAAAAGCTCATGAATAAATTTAACTCGGTGTGATGGCAAGTTCCCCTTGTCCAAGTGATGTGTTGTGAGTTCGAGTCCAGGAATAAGCCTCTCCAAAATTGGGAGCAAGCTACCTACCAACCACCTTTCCCAAATCCCAGATAAATGAGAGCATTGTGCATTGAGTATGaccttttttagttttttcattaGCATATGTTGGTCAGAAATACTTTGCATGTAAGAAAATCTATAATTACACTATTTATTAGATattcaaaaaaatcatttttaaccGCATCAAAAGACAAAATggtgtcaaaaaagaaaaaaccctgAGATCCCACTGTCAATTCTACTGACTCCTGTTCTGAGCATCTTTATATAGTCAGGTCACTACTAGCTAGCATAATTAAAGGAAAttctgaatatttttttttaagtggaatTCTGGCCCACATAAGGATAGTatcttatataatatttatcaaACCAAGCAGTGATTACCTTTGTCAAgcatttagaaaaataaatagggTGAACCAAGGTAGAAGTATCTGGCATTCCCCAGTCCACCGAAACATCAGACACTTCAGAACCTACAACCTATTTAAACCAAAAGCGGTAAACCATTAactcaaaagaataaaaaaagcataaataactttatcaaatttattatagAAACCAACCATAAATTACTGCTAACCTCAAAATAATCATCTTCAAAAAGGGTCTCATTGCTATTGCCAATTTCAGAAATGTTGTATTCACCAGTGTTCCTTCTGTTTTCATATATTGGGATCTCCATTCCAAACAAAGCATTCTAAAGACAAACCATAACTACAatcacattaaaaataaattgtgcaaCTTGTCTTATATAAGAAATTACAGAGAAATAAATAATCAGAACCACTAAAAAGATGTCAGAACAACTATAGTGATGTTGAATCTACTAAAGATGTCTGGATATGAGTTTCCTTACACCACTTTATTTATGAAGCCCTCTGGCCTGCTATTGCATAGTTAAATATCCATGGATGTGTCAAATTCCAACACCAAAGTATCATCAAAATTCAGAATTTGTCAATGCATCTATCACTTGTAATTGAGACATGAATGTCTATCAAACTATTACAGTGTTaagtacacacacacaaattacaTATACACGTGTACATGTAGTGAAAAGGTgcacatatatataaacaatatgACTTAATATGCTCTCAGATTCTCATAGagaccatttttatttttccttctaatAAAGCTATTACTTATACCActgatatatataatatttcttcCCTATATCTCATGATATTTTTGTTAACATTATCTGTCATTTCATTTGGTGCTGAAAAGAAACAATCTGACAGCATATtccttttataaattttatacaaGATGAGCAACAGGATAACTATCCAACACTTGCAGTCATGAATTTTACTTGCAATATTATATATCATGAGTATGTTGTATGTACCAAATGTCTCTTTGAAAATTCTAAGGCTTTATTGTAATTTCCGGGGCTTTATATACTGGCACAGATTCCAACATCTTTGCTTGTATATCGTATCCATAGAAACTTGacatatgctttttttttttttttttgatagctaagaaagtaatattattaatagaaaAGAGTAAAAGATACACAGAGTTCACGGTAGAACAAAATCCTATTCTAAGAGACAAAAGAAGATCAATAATAGTAGAACAATCTGAAAGACCCCAAAAActagaccaatcaaagagagtcCGTTGGCACAAATCTAACAATTGGGCCATTGATTTCTCGATATCCTCAAAAGAAACTTGACACATGCAAGAAATcaataattataacatttaCTTTTTATCAATAATGATCATTCCTCATTACGAACCATCTCTTGAGCTgtgatattaaataaaaaaccctcTAAGTACTATTTCTGATTCATAATATGACAGGCCAGTTAAGAAAAAGGGTCAATATTTTTAATGCTTTCTTCTTctgtgaaaaaaatttaaaaaaaaaaaaaaatcttgtgtgCATatacatgcaatttttttttattggtaattacACAAGAACCTGGTTGGTCTTGAGCTCACAACCTCATtctccaccttgctcttacaagggAAAAAGCTACCATTTGAATTAGAGCTCATTGGcacatacataaaaaatatatatattgcaatcatcttaaatgaaataataagcatacagaaaattttaaatttatatttacaaGCAAATAAgcaactgagagagagagatactggacaaaaaaaaaaaaaaactacatagcAACTATAAAGTGCATACCAAAAATTCAATGAaactaattatatattttcaatgCAATTAAAAACATGTATTGATTATTGGCTTTTGCAATTCAATTTTAagagtaaaataaaatgtacaaaaataagaaaatcctTACCACAGGGTTACTTGCTCCACGATCTTCTAAGATGTTTGTAtcatcaaaaatttcaaaaaatatatctaaataaataaagaactaGGTCAGGTTAAATCAACAATAAAGTTggtataaaaatttgaatttatccaCTCAAATCAGACTAAAAATAGTGAAGGAGAGCAGACCTCCATAGTCATCGATAACATATTGAAATTCACCCCATGAAATTTGTTCGTGTGGTTCACAATGTACCGTTCCAGGAAATACCAGCCAAGCACAGCTGTTAGCCTAAGACAAAAGGAAAAGTTTGACCATGCATGGTAATACCAAGAACAATGATGCTACCTAAATTTGTCCCACAGATACAAATACTATGGATCATTCCTTAATTTTCTAgtcctaaattttaaaaaattttaccagAAAAGGTGTATGTGAGCAGACCCACCTCAACTGTGCTCCTTGCTATTTCAGCAGAAGTAAGTTTAGTTTCCCGGATTCTTCTGGAATCTTTAACTTCTTCAAGAGGATGATAAGCTTGGTTACTCATGTAACTAGAAGAATCAGGTACAGAATCTGGATAGTCTGCAGCGACTGAAACTTTTGAAAGGCAAAGATCATGTCCCATAGAGAGCCAATGGAATTGTGTTGATCCCAAAAATGGATTTTTGCATCTAAAACTTTGACatagaaaaccaaaattttcaataaaaagagCAAGGATAAATTAAATTTGAGAGATTCAGAAATACAGGTAGAACAAAAAGTTTATAGACAGTTTATAAGATGTTCCTAACCAATATACATTgttgtaaatttattttaagtatatattagatgaaaaagtgggaAGAAAAAAGATCATGAAGGCAAGGAAGAAATTCATGACCATAacaagaggggaaaaaaaggcatgagaaatgaaaaattcATGCCAACTTATGGTCATGCTCTGTTTAAGCCATAATTTCTTCATTTCACTTTGAAACTTGAcattaaaatagacaaaaatggtgtatgcatattttttctttcaagtttaTGCTTTATAAatgttaattcttttttcttttttcttttttcctgggAATGGAATCTGCATCAAACAAGATGAAAATCTTAACCTATCCTTAGCTTTATATATCAAAAGGCAAACATCAAATTACTCCTTTTCTTTAAGGAGATTTGAATCCTAACAATCTCGACTTAAAATTGTATGTctaccaggaaaaaaaaaaaaatagatgaagAAAGGGGAACCACAAAACTCGTGGAGGCAGTGAAGAATTTACCCCATTATGAGCATGCTCTCATGTTAATCATCATTCCTTTAGTTCAATTCCAAGACTCCAAGTCTAGTTTCAAATTAAGATAGTGATAGGTGAGCTGTTTCTCTTGTGGCATTAGATATCATCATGTAATATTTGGTTGCTAAAAACAGAGGAAAGAGAAGAAACTTTGGAATCtaatttcattgatttttttcttagaaTTCAAATGCATCAAACAAGATGAAAGAGCTTTCCACCTAGATAAAAAGAggggaggagggggggggggtgtggaaATGCAAATAAGACCCCTTgaagtttagggaccaaatcaAATTAACCCCCTATTTGTTTCATTTGAAACTATAAATctcaaaactccaaaaaaaatgCCCAAATTAGTGGTTCTGTTATCATTCCGTTGGTGCATTGGATGGAAATGCAATCACTACACATGTTGCAttttcatagaaaaaaaaattaattaagatatatttaaaacaatccttttaaaaattattttattttcttctttctctcttatcttcttcttcccctCTCTCCCAATCCTTCTTCTCCTTCACTGGCCAAACCCCTAAACAAACCACACAACCAAAACCCAATCACCACCCCCCACAAAATGCAACACTGCCACCTTCTATTCCCTCGTAAACTGCACTCCTGCTGCTGTAGCAACTCACTGATAAAAATTCCAAACATTCATCCCAACCCTTTCACACACAATCTGACCATACCACCCCAACAACATCGCGAAGAGCTATTATTCTCCACGCTTAGATTCCCATCCCTCAGATTCAGAGGATTCAAATTCCCACAACTCTCACTCCCTATCTTGTTATTTAACATATCCACTCTATACCAGTCCTCAGAAACATGGCTTAAATTACACCAACACCTCAACAAAACTCAGGGTTCACGGACCAAATCCACAACAGGGTGCTCATATTTCAACTTCTCACCACAACATGCAATTATCATCGCAGTCCCACAAACACAAGCTGGTTTTTGCTTAGCCAGAGAAATTGTTGCTTAAACACCATCTTCCTAAGAATCCTCCCCATATCTGAACAAATTCTTGGCCTCCTTACCCTCAAACTGATCTCTACGTGCTCTAATCATCACCAAGCAATTCACACACAAATCACCAACACAATAACTCCTAGAACAACAAACCACACCAAAGTTACTGTCTTTCTTATTATAATTATCGTTAGAAAAATTTCATTGCGGAAACGATTAGCCAGAGCCTGGTATTTAGGGGTTAGGATGAAGGGGGAATAGGTTTTGGTTATGGGGTTTGTTTAAGGGGTTGGCTGGAGAAGGAAGAAGGAGGATTGAGAGAGaggggaagaagaagataatgagAGAAAGAAGCAGGGGAAATATAgggattttttaattaaattttaattctaaaaaaaatattaaacagcATCATATGATAGCATATTGATATTCCATCCAATgcaccaaataatttttttcttattggtGAGTTACAGACGCACGGGTCCAGAACCCAAGACCTCACCTCTCCCTAAAACCTATAAGAGGACGAGATGCAAGTTGAGCTAGATCTCATTGATCCAATGCACCAACAAAATGATAACAGAATGACCAATTTGGGCATGTTTTGGAGTTTAAagatttataatttcaaattgaaagcACAAGGACTTAGTTTGATCTGGGCCCAAAGTTCagggtgcttttttttttgcagtttccactaaaaaaagaaaaaagaggagagaggCTCTATATTCTAAATGCCAAACAAATACTCCTTTTTTATTGGATGCATCTCAAATGAAACAGCATCTAGGAAACAAAGAAAGTGATAATGTTAGTTGAACCATAATCAAATCTGCAATTGGTATCAGATATATTTAACATTATTGTAACCACTAAGTTAGAcaacatatcaattaatttAATCATAAACTGAAACACACCTTAAGCCAACAGGATCAGGAACTCTTCCAACATCAAAAGAAGGTCTCAACCAGCTGTTTGTTATCCCATGTGACGTTGAGCAACATACCCCTTCTGCATGACATAAATGACAATGAGGACCTGAAAACACCATAGTCAACCCaaaaaagaatgcaaaaattaaaacaattaacataaagtaaaataaataatataaaaaaaaaaaaacaattttcaggTATTATAACCGTCTACAGAGAAATgaagaaactaaaaagaaaatgatgaacAATAAAACAATCAAAAGAAATGCAAAAATTCATACTCTCTTCCAatgttttctcagcaaccaaacagatgAAAAATCAACACCAAATTCCCCTTGCAATCAAGTAATTGCAAGTGGGTCTTCAGTCAACAACTCTATAGAACATAACAGCAACTAATTTAACCATTCAAAGTAGGCACTTTCTCAGCATTTGGCATtgaaattttgcagaaaatcAAAATGGGTATCTTCAAAAACATGCAAATCGAGATGGGTATTCCACACATTCGAAGTTCTGTTACTACCAATATCATTTCAAAAGCATCGGCATGCAAAAGAATATAATGAAGGATCATGTGACTGTGATTACCTAAGGGGagtgaagaagctactgcgatcgccatgagagggagagagagagagagagagagatcagagaGATAGAAATAGCATACGATGATGAGTGCTGTCGTTGTTGGTGCGTAATATGTAGTCTGCTTGGTTCGTCAGTCAGTCAGTCAGATAAGGGAAGACTGAAGAGATGGGGACCTCTCTGTTTCGTGTCTCTACTGAATTGGGTGTGTGCTGCCAAATAATAAAACGGTTATAAAGAACCTCAAAAATGAGTTGGGGGAGAGCAGAGAgtgtctttttagtttttacctaACACAACAGTCTGACTTGTGCTAACATATACATTAATGTGCACATACACACTAGTGAGTTAAAAACAGAATTTTAAGTTGGAAATAGTGTTTGCATTTCacaatttcagtttttttttttttttaatttatggatGTGTGTTTATACATCTTATAacatctatttatttatttatatatcatatatatttttataaagaattcTTTGTGTTTAGTagaaaccaatttttattaagttCATCTCTCTTAATAGTTTGTTTGTTGCTTGAAGCAAATCTCAAGGTGGAATTTCAACTCAAAGTAAAATCTAACTTTCTGAATTAGAGTTCGGGGTTCAAAAATGCGTCACTTAAAAGGACTTTTTGTTATAATGCAActaaaaatggaaatgaaaaagACAATGACTACAAACCCTAAGAAATTGAAACTTAGTCATTTCTAGTGCAATTGATTTGAAGTGGAATGATTAGAAATAAACTATAATTTAAAGTAAATTGTTCATGAGCAAACTAATGCAAAGTGAGCCAATTCGAAGTAAAACTACAGCATATCCAACTCTAAATTGattgaaagtaaaaataattgaaaCCAAATTAGACTAACAACTAAATATTTAAATCAAACTTAATTAAACTTGATTGCAAAGTATAAGGCGAGTAGCTTACAAGCATAAATTCTTCGCTACTCTTAGGAACTAGGAGACTTCCTAAGaaactaaatacaaattatcTTATAAATTATCTCAATAAGTTCTTTAGTATGTTCACGGTATCTTCTTCTGCAGAATGAGCCTCAATTATACTTAAGGTTCCAACTGTTAATATCAATTGCGCTTTTCATGTGTCGCTTCCTTACTAAGTCTAATTGACAtctattaaactattaattggACCCAATAACCTCTTGTTACTTCTTTAAAGTAATTGTACCAGACTCGGCTGCGTCAATGCCATGTATCATTATTACATTCATTATTTCTGCAACTATGTACCCTTCACTACCTCGAGGTAACTGGTCCACTTCTTTCTTAATTGCTTTGAACTATACTAGATTAACACAACTTGTCAACATCCTAGGCATTATTTCTATCCAATTATTTTACTCAATTCGTCAAATCACTTTTACCTTTCCAGTTATACCTTTCTCGTTGAGCCACTTGTTTGCAATGCCCTAGATTTGATGGGATATAATTAAGTGTGTGATGAATTCTAAGTCAGACATATGCAAGgtttatttgggttttattaACAATGACAAGGAGTCTCATCTATACTAATCCTTTTGGTGTGTGTGGTAGAAGGACCACTTGAGTAAGATTTCTCCTATCAACTAAAAGTGGGGTGCCCCTAGCCCAGTAGCCAACTTCAAGCTCAATCTTTTCTGTGGAGCACAAGGATTTTGCCACTCTAAACTATGTTAAAGTGACACATTCTCatccactctttaatgattttaagCAAGTAACCACGTGGCATTAATATCATCACTGAGAAGAATACGTCCTAACTCAAACCCACCCGAAAAAAACATGCAAGTcccacttttatttttctaaaaaacagCCACTCAAAGTAAACGTGCAAACACCATTTTTTCCAACCATTTCATTGTTTGAGAGATTTAATTGAAGGAATGGAAACATTGATAGGAAATAACATAGAAGAAATATTATGAAATCATTTCATAACGATATTATTGTTATatcactatttaaaaataaagggCTGAAtgtttgggggtatttttgaagttttaattaaaattttattaatcctAATCTtgaatgaataaaaatttaagggTTATGAGGAAAAAGTTTGAGAAGAATTAAAATGAATGTTTTCTCCTACTTATTTCATTTCCTCccatttaaattctcaaataaacaaaaagtttttttattagtgaaaaactcatttttgtccctacattttcacgcgattttcactttggtccctatcttttattttcaccatttttagtccctaaaatcaAAAAAGCAATCTCGTTTTTATTTCTACCGTCAGTGCTTTAACGGCAAAGTCTTAGGTGGCAGACGGAATACCCTATTAGCTGACGTGGCGCTGATGtggcaattaaaatattatttggcatttttatacGCCACGTCAgcattatttgaattttaaaaaaaagtcatgttagtttaattaaaaaaataaaaataatttatatttttcaatttcaatttaattcaaactaaattaaaaaaatttaaatcttttttttttttttggtaagaacacaagaacttgttcttcatgttcttcccgaATCCAAGAACAATCAAACCCAGAACAATGCAAAATTTCATACAAAATCTCTATCCTCCCCCGAAACCTCCAGAACATgaaaaaatcatcaaacccaaacccacatgAGAAAACCACCCcagaaaaatcatcaaaccTCCAACCCAAAACTtcattcttcatgttcttctccAAATCAAGACAAACCCAATTGACTAACCCACTCAAAATCAATCTCAGCACAAAAAATTCCAACACAATCAACATTGAAACCTCTAggaaatcaaacccataaatccagaaaaatatacaaatccgcatataaaaaaaaaaaaaaacccaaaacagtTTGGGCAAAATCTCAGAACACAAACAAACTCAGAACACATACAAACCCAGAACATCaacggcaaaaaaaaaaaaacacacacacacacacacaaacacaaacaaacccaaaatccaaaaccaatacaaccatttttatttttgcttcaaATCTTTCTTCCAAATCCCTAGAGAACAAATAAGATTTCCTTGCCAATCCGGTTACCGAAGAGGTTTTCCCCAGGCTCCTCCTCCATCCTATTCATGCTCAACAGAACTTTGTCGACTATCCATCGGAGCCTTCTAAGAGCCAAAACGACGTAGCCGCTGCAAGTGAGGACAAAATCTTGTCCTTCGCAAAGATTCTCACGCCGTCCGATGCCAACAACGGTCGCAGATTCTCCGTCCCGAGGTTCTGCGCCGACTCAATCTCTCCTTCGCTGAACTACCAGGCTGAGCCGCCGATGCAGACCTTTTCGGTCACCGACGTTCACGGCATGGTCTGCTTATGAGTTTGTGAGCTCCGGCACCTGGTGGAGAAGAAGGTTGAGCTTGTGAGCTTTAGTGGTAGAGAGTGTaggttgaagagagagagagggagtttGAGATTAGTGGTAGAGAGTGTAGAAGATTTTTCTTTAAGCTGATGAGgttaaccaaaaacaaaaagaattaaaacgattatgaatttttatttttttaagaaatgattttagtttaaattagatttaaggttttttttttaaaatttaatttactttttttttttttaattcttagctgcctttttttattaatttaaatgctgacatggcatttaaaaatattaaatatatattttttactattattttattagccacgtAAGCTAATAGAGTGTTCCGTCTGCCACCTAAGACTTTATCGTTAGGGCACTGATGATAGGGACAAAGACGAGATCGCTTTTTtgattttagggactaaaagtggtaaaaataaaagatagggaCCAAAGTAAGAATCGTGTGAAAATGTAGAgacaaaaatgagtttttcgcaTTTTTTATTCCCTCAataaaaacttccaaacaaaggAATTGAAAGAATATtcccaaataattatttttaatctttttatttccCTC is a genomic window containing:
- the LOC142631944 gene encoding uncharacterized protein At3g49140 isoform X2 — encoded protein: MAIAVASSLPLEGVCCSTSHGITNSWLRPSFDVGRVPDPVGLSFRCKNPFLGSTQFHWLSMGHDLCLSKVSVAADYPDSVPDSSSYMSNQAYHPLEEVKDSRRIRETKLTSAEIARSTVEANSCAWLVFPGTVHCEPHEQISWGEFQYVIDDYGDIFFEIFDDTNILEDRGASNPVNALFGMEIPIYENRRNTGEYNISEIGNSNETLFEDDYFEVVGSEVSDVSVDWGMPDTSTLVHPIYFSKCLTKAANMEYNKTMDYPSNGVSIVGCLRPAYTDEESYIRTLFHCVDSDGYNSDWKDGEILSLSSESDQGNTGPTLYRLEIMRIDLFSVYGVQSEISLQDFQDAEPDVLVHSTPAIVERFSEKGISCNVALKALCKKKGLDIEGAHLIGVDSLGMDVRVFSGVEVQTHRFPFKVRATSEAAAEKQIQQLLFPRARRKKLRTLGVGVRDADPF
- the LOC142631944 gene encoding uncharacterized protein At3g49140 isoform X3 → MGHDLCLSKVSVAADYPDSVPDSSSYMSNQAYHPLEEVKDSRRIRETKLTSAEIARSTVEANSCAWLVFPGTVHCEPHEQISWGEFQYVIDDYGDIFFEIFDDTNILEDRGASNPVNALFGMEIPIYENRRNTGEYNISEIGNSNETLFEDDYFEVVGSEVSDVSVDWGMPDTSTLVHPIYFSKCLTKAANMEYNKTMDYPSNGVSIVGCLRPAYTDEESYIRTLFHCVDSDGYNSDWKDGEILSLSSESDQGNTGPTLYRLEIMRIDLFSVYGVQSEISLQDFQDAEPDVLVHSTPAIVERFSEKGISCNVALKALCKKKGLDIEGAHLIGVDSLGMDVRVFSGVEVQTHRFPFKVRATSEAAAEKQIQQLLFPRARRKKLRTLGVGVRDADPF
- the LOC142631944 gene encoding uncharacterized protein At3g49140 isoform X1; this translates as MAIAVASSLPLGPHCHLCHAEGVCCSTSHGITNSWLRPSFDVGRVPDPVGLSFRCKNPFLGSTQFHWLSMGHDLCLSKVSVAADYPDSVPDSSSYMSNQAYHPLEEVKDSRRIRETKLTSAEIARSTVEANSCAWLVFPGTVHCEPHEQISWGEFQYVIDDYGDIFFEIFDDTNILEDRGASNPVNALFGMEIPIYENRRNTGEYNISEIGNSNETLFEDDYFEVVGSEVSDVSVDWGMPDTSTLVHPIYFSKCLTKAANMEYNKTMDYPSNGVSIVGCLRPAYTDEESYIRTLFHCVDSDGYNSDWKDGEILSLSSESDQGNTGPTLYRLEIMRIDLFSVYGVQSEISLQDFQDAEPDVLVHSTPAIVERFSEKGISCNVALKALCKKKGLDIEGAHLIGVDSLGMDVRVFSGVEVQTHRFPFKVRATSEAAAEKQIQQLLFPRARRKKLRTLGVGVRDADPF